Proteins encoded together in one Desulfuromonas acetexigens window:
- a CDS encoding phage tail protein: protein MPTGERKDPYRSYNFLVEIDGITRAGFRECSGLDSTQDPIDYREGTDPLTTRKLPGLVKYSNISLKSGVTDDAELWEWRKKAMEGKVERKNASIVLLDDTGTEKVRWNFINGWPTKWTGPTFNATGNEVAIETLEIVHEGVSKA, encoded by the coding sequence ATGCCCACAGGAGAAAGAAAAGATCCCTATCGTTCCTATAACTTCCTGGTCGAAATCGACGGCATCACCCGCGCCGGTTTCCGCGAGTGCTCGGGCCTCGATTCGACCCAGGATCCCATCGACTACCGGGAGGGGACCGATCCCCTCACCACCCGCAAGCTGCCGGGACTGGTCAAGTATTCCAACATCTCCCTGAAATCAGGGGTGACCGACGATGCCGAGCTGTGGGAATGGCGCAAGAAGGCGATGGAAGGGAAGGTCGAGCGCAAGAACGCCTCCATTGTGCTGCTCGACGACACCGGCACCGAAAAGGTGCGCTGGAACTTCATCAACGGCTGGCCGACCAAATGGACCGGGCCGACCTTTAACGCCACCGGCAACGAGGTCGCCATCGAAACCCTCGAAATCGTTCATGAAGGGGTCAGCAAGGCATGA
- a CDS encoding lamin tail domain-containing protein translates to MSGSGLAAPGVYFREEVSAPARPALRTGVPLFIGFAAEGTGRGLTEIRGWVEFVRNFGDVRSDSYLAYAVRGFFGNGGHLCQVATLARGGDVVAALGSLLAQAADDPLLDEVDLLCFPDAVLVPERTVELQRALLDFCRRDAQGRPHYLFAILDALPAAGSDEIVKQRNALVLNNPAAIRSGALYFPWILLADGPAAGRGFVPPCGHVAGIYAARDSAVGVHQAPANVELEGALDLQANVDALLQQTLNPQGINCLRAFPGRGIRVWGARTLSDEPEWTYVNVRRVFLTVCRWIERFMESLVFEPHDEGLWLRVNRELNAYLTELFRQGAFMGATVEEAFYVRCDAVTNPREVRDLSQLVTEIGLAPALPGEFIVISIVQGEEGVTLAVDGDSESLQPLRAAAQVAEVPILHIEANPPGADVAGEYLLIANRSGRGVEMTNWKVVDRVGHRYVFPRFVLPRDAQVRLWTKAGVDTGGDLFWGYDRAVWNNPGDTAFLYDAQDYLISTYTYQASQ, encoded by the coding sequence ATGAGCGGATCGGGGTTGGCAGCGCCGGGAGTTTATTTCAGGGAGGAGGTTTCCGCGCCCGCGCGTCCCGCCCTGCGGACTGGCGTGCCGCTTTTCATCGGGTTCGCCGCCGAGGGAACGGGGCGGGGGCTGACTGAAATCCGGGGCTGGGTGGAATTCGTCCGGAACTTCGGGGACGTCCGCTCCGACTCCTACCTGGCTTACGCCGTACGCGGCTTTTTTGGCAACGGCGGCCATCTTTGCCAGGTGGCGACTCTGGCCCGAGGGGGCGATGTCGTCGCCGCCCTCGGCTCTCTGCTGGCGCAGGCGGCGGACGACCCGCTGCTGGATGAGGTCGATCTGCTCTGCTTTCCCGACGCGGTTCTGGTTCCGGAACGGACGGTGGAACTGCAACGGGCGCTCCTTGACTTCTGTCGGCGCGATGCCCAGGGGAGGCCCCATTATCTCTTCGCTATTCTCGATGCACTGCCCGCCGCCGGAAGCGATGAAATCGTCAAACAACGCAACGCGCTGGTGCTCAACAATCCGGCCGCCATTCGCAGCGGGGCTTTGTATTTCCCCTGGATTCTCCTCGCCGACGGGCCGGCGGCCGGCCGGGGTTTCGTTCCCCCCTGCGGTCATGTCGCCGGAATTTACGCCGCGCGGGACTCGGCGGTCGGCGTTCATCAGGCGCCGGCCAACGTTGAACTGGAGGGGGCACTCGACCTCCAGGCAAATGTCGATGCGCTCTTGCAACAGACGTTGAATCCCCAGGGGATCAACTGCCTGCGGGCTTTTCCGGGGCGGGGTATCCGCGTCTGGGGCGCCCGCACTCTGAGCGACGAACCGGAATGGACCTACGTCAACGTGCGGCGGGTTTTTCTCACCGTCTGCCGCTGGATCGAACGCTTCATGGAGTCGCTCGTCTTCGAGCCTCATGACGAGGGGCTCTGGTTGCGGGTGAACCGGGAGCTGAACGCCTACCTGACGGAGTTGTTCCGCCAGGGGGCGTTTATGGGCGCAACGGTCGAAGAGGCTTTTTACGTGCGCTGCGATGCCGTCACCAATCCCCGGGAAGTGCGCGATCTCAGCCAACTGGTCACGGAAATCGGACTGGCCCCGGCTCTCCCGGGGGAATTCATTGTCATCAGCATTGTTCAGGGGGAGGAGGGCGTGACCCTCGCCGTCGACGGCGACAGCGAATCCCTCCAACCCCTGCGCGCCGCCGCCCAGGTCGCCGAAGTGCCGATCCTGCACATCGAAGCCAATCCGCCGGGGGCCGACGTCGCCGGGGAATACCTGCTCATCGCCAACCGCAGCGGGCGGGGGGTGGAAATGACCAACTGGAAAGTCGTCGATCGGGTTGGACATCGTTACGTTTTCCCCCGCTTTGTTCTCCCCCGGGACGCCCAGGTGCGTCTCTGGACGAAGGCCGGCGTCGACACGGGCGGCGACCTCTTCTGGGGGTACGACCGCGCCGTCTGGAACAATCCCGGAGACACGGCCTTTTTGTACGATGCCCAGGATTATCTGATTTCGACCTATACCTATCAGGCGAGCCAATAA
- a CDS encoding phage tail sheath family protein produces the protein MAEYLAPGVFVEEVPSAIKPIAGVGTSTAGFVGISANIADTAMPAKPAGGNYSQVAALDPQPINSWEEFKQKFGDFQTANQYLAHAVYGFFNNGGTRCWVNRVTSIDDVDNAVDQFQAIDEIAIVAAPLPPEAVDASVTQSALNAIHAHLVAHCQLMEDRVAILDSVRDVDSDNLVISTDDSGIWRPAANPKGYGAFYFPWIQVADPLQAAGTRIAVPPSGHLAGIYSRSDAQRGVHKAPANEVVMGALGLRYPVSKILQQSLNPRGVNCIRSFDGTIKVWGARTLASDAAGDPEWTYINVRRLFNFMRESIDQGTQWVVFEPNDMALWAKINRNITAFLTNVWRAGALFGSTPQEAFYVKCDADTNPPDVRDLGQVVTEIGVAVVKPAEFVIFRISQWAGPGQ, from the coding sequence ATGGCTGAGTATCTAGCGCCAGGAGTATTCGTTGAGGAAGTACCGTCGGCGATCAAACCGATTGCCGGAGTGGGCACCAGCACCGCCGGTTTCGTCGGCATCTCGGCCAACATAGCCGATACCGCCATGCCGGCCAAGCCGGCGGGGGGCAATTACAGCCAGGTGGCGGCCCTCGACCCCCAGCCGATCAACAGCTGGGAGGAATTCAAGCAGAAGTTCGGCGATTTCCAGACCGCCAACCAGTACCTGGCCCATGCCGTCTACGGTTTTTTCAATAACGGCGGCACCCGCTGCTGGGTCAATCGCGTGACCTCCATCGACGACGTCGATAACGCCGTCGACCAGTTTCAGGCCATCGACGAAATCGCCATCGTCGCCGCGCCCCTGCCGCCGGAAGCGGTAGACGCCAGTGTCACCCAGAGCGCGCTCAACGCCATCCACGCCCATCTCGTCGCCCATTGCCAGCTGATGGAAGATCGGGTCGCGATTCTCGACAGCGTGCGCGATGTGGACAGTGACAACCTAGTCATCAGCACCGACGATTCGGGCATCTGGCGGCCGGCGGCCAATCCCAAGGGTTACGGCGCTTTCTATTTCCCCTGGATTCAGGTCGCCGATCCCCTGCAGGCGGCGGGAACTCGCATCGCCGTGCCGCCGAGCGGGCACCTGGCCGGGATCTATTCCCGCTCCGACGCCCAGCGCGGGGTGCACAAGGCCCCGGCCAACGAAGTCGTCATGGGTGCCCTCGGTTTGCGCTATCCAGTGAGCAAGATCCTGCAACAGTCCCTCAATCCGCGTGGGGTCAACTGCATCCGTTCCTTCGACGGCACGATCAAGGTCTGGGGTGCGCGCACCCTGGCTTCCGATGCCGCCGGCGATCCCGAGTGGACCTACATCAACGTCCGCCGGCTCTTCAATTTCATGCGCGAGTCCATCGATCAGGGCACCCAATGGGTGGTGTTCGAGCCCAACGACATGGCCCTCTGGGCGAAAATCAACCGCAACATCACGGCTTTTCTGACCAATGTCTGGCGCGCTGGGGCGCTCTTCGGCAGCACCCCGCAAGAAGCCTTCTACGTCAAATGCGATGCCGATACCAATCCTCCCGACGTGCGCGACCTGGGCCAGGTCGTGACGGAAATCGGCGTGGCCGTGGTCAAACCGGCTGAGTTCGTTATCTTCCGCATCAGCCAATGGGCGGGGCCGGGGCAGTAA
- a CDS encoding carboxypeptidase-like regulatory domain-containing protein — MAALQWEIRRHQAAIAGRVIDAETGKAMPGARVTATAGPLSWESHSGADGHFHFLDLVDGTYGLTASYPPGGSRYGSAQVEAVVGRDGTGRIQLATADLSLPATRVRGRITRPGGQGVVMAEVVVEGSGERTYSAADGHYALIGVEVGVRRVRVAARGFQPVTGVVTLAAAGAVATLNLTLTPV; from the coding sequence ATGGCCGCGCTGCAATGGGAAATCCGTCGGCATCAGGCGGCGATAGCGGGGCGGGTGATCGACGCCGAGACGGGAAAGGCGATGCCCGGCGCCCGGGTGACGGCCACGGCCGGGCCCCTGAGCTGGGAAAGTCACAGCGGCGCTGACGGACATTTCCACTTTCTCGACCTGGTCGACGGCACCTATGGGTTGACGGCGAGCTATCCGCCGGGAGGCAGCCGTTACGGCAGCGCCCAGGTCGAGGCCGTGGTCGGCCGCGACGGAACCGGGCGCATCCAGCTGGCGACGGCCGATCTTTCCCTGCCGGCCACCAGGGTGCGCGGTCGCATCACCCGTCCCGGCGGCCAGGGGGTGGTCATGGCCGAAGTGGTAGTGGAGGGCAGCGGCGAACGGACCTACAGCGCCGCCGACGGCCATTATGCCCTGATCGGAGTGGAAGTCGGCGTGCGCCGGGTACGGGTTGCCGCCCGGGGATTTCAACCGGTGACGGGGGTGGTGACCCTTGCCGCCGCCGGCGCGGTCGCGACCCTGAACCTGACGCTGACCCCGGTGTAA
- a CDS encoding DUF4255 domain-containing protein has translation MLDDLDRSLNELLRRELPSAVVQQVAISFAPPDDKFPPSAVHLPAIDLFLYDIRENLELRDREWRLERRSDGTGLKKRPPVRVDCSYLVTAWAANSSSTPAYDEHRLLGEVMKVLLRHPVLPAAVLQGNLQGQEPPLPAVTLLSGQLQSLGEFWQALGGKPKAALNYTVTIGVDALAAVETGPLVTDKMLKFRQGTGEE, from the coding sequence ATGCTCGACGATCTCGACCGCAGCCTCAACGAACTCCTTCGCCGCGAACTGCCTTCCGCCGTGGTGCAGCAGGTGGCGATCAGCTTTGCCCCGCCGGACGACAAGTTTCCGCCGTCGGCGGTGCATTTGCCCGCCATCGACCTGTTCCTGTACGACATTCGCGAGAATCTCGAACTGCGCGACCGCGAATGGCGCCTGGAGCGGCGGAGCGACGGCACGGGGCTGAAAAAACGCCCGCCGGTACGGGTCGACTGCTCCTATCTGGTGACGGCCTGGGCGGCCAATTCGTCAAGCACTCCGGCCTACGACGAACACCGTCTGCTCGGCGAGGTGATGAAGGTGCTGTTGCGCCATCCGGTCCTGCCCGCCGCCGTGTTGCAGGGAAACCTTCAGGGGCAGGAGCCGCCCTTGCCGGCGGTAACCCTCCTTTCCGGGCAGTTGCAGAGCCTGGGGGAATTCTGGCAGGCCTTGGGAGGCAAACCCAAGGCGGCGCTCAACTACACCGTGACCATCGGCGTTGATGCCCTCGCCGCCGTGGAAACCGGGCCGCTGGTGACGGACAAGATGCTGAAGTTCCGCCAGGGAACCGGGGAGGAGTGA
- a CDS encoding HEAT repeat domain-containing protein has translation MNDSTKMPIDQAVEKALDYFSTEDVGLGETERMRNFELARGVLKEQPTAAVGLLAEVFSGLSHPHKVGAYRLIVELGAAAVPAIHRLIGGAGPLERIWLISILHALGDGSETARLAELAGDHDLYVRQLAVLALVFQGKQAAVQSDRLIAVLVEALMSEEKVEGSAFFIADSALSCLRLLTGEAFSEGVVPAVHFYNFDHFLFSPPVHPFPYTSDRVSTLQHRQKCRLQEQVREWWAAHRGTVQLHPITSCFDL, from the coding sequence ATGAACGATTCGACGAAGATGCCCATCGACCAGGCTGTGGAAAAGGCTCTGGATTATTTCTCCACCGAGGATGTCGGACTTGGCGAAACGGAGCGGATGCGTAATTTCGAGCTGGCCCGAGGCGTTCTGAAAGAGCAACCGACAGCGGCCGTCGGCCTGCTGGCCGAGGTTTTCTCCGGCCTCAGCCATCCCCATAAAGTCGGAGCCTATCGGCTGATCGTGGAATTGGGGGCGGCGGCGGTTCCGGCCATTCATCGGTTGATCGGCGGCGCCGGCCCTCTCGAACGGATCTGGTTGATTTCCATCCTCCATGCCCTGGGGGATGGGAGCGAGACCGCGCGCCTGGCCGAACTGGCGGGCGACCACGACCTCTATGTCCGGCAACTGGCGGTGCTCGCCCTGGTCTTTCAGGGGAAACAGGCGGCCGTGCAAAGCGACCGGCTGATCGCCGTCCTTGTCGAGGCGCTGATGAGCGAGGAGAAGGTTGAGGGCAGCGCCTTCTTTATCGCCGATTCGGCTCTGAGCTGCCTGCGTTTGCTCACGGGCGAAGCCTTCTCGGAGGGGGTCGTACCGGCGGTCCATTTCTATAATTTCGATCATTTTCTCTTTTCTCCACCGGTGCATCCCTTTCCCTACACCTCGGATCGGGTCAGTACCCTGCAACACCGGCAGAAGTGCCGGTTGCAGGAGCAGGTGCGGGAATGGTGGGCGGCCCATCGAGGGACAGTGCAGTTGCACCCGATCACCAGTTGTTTTGACCTCTGA